A portion of the Gossypium arboreum isolate Shixiya-1 chromosome 8, ASM2569848v2, whole genome shotgun sequence genome contains these proteins:
- the LOC108467682 gene encoding ATP-dependent zinc metalloprotease FTSH 8, mitochondrial-like: MATETLDDKKSEEEEVKDKENEEGSKEEVTAKLLEFLESPHATTDVLLADKEQKGKQRKATPSKNIGSAEALDTSAKNVKTFKDVKGCDDAKQELEEVVEYLKNPSKFIINGASMKVGFLNFFAQGLVSVR, encoded by the exons ATGGCGACGGAAACCCTAGATGACAAGAAATCGGAGGAAGAGGAGGTGAAAGATAAAGAAAACGAAGAGGGAAGTAAGGAGGAAGTCACTGCCAAATTATTGGAATTTTTGGAATCCCCTCATGCTACTACAGATGTTCTTCTTGCTGACAAGGAACAG AAGGGTAAACAGCGTAAGGCTACACCAAGCAAAAATATTGGTTCTGCGGAGGCATTGGATACATCAGCCAAG AATGTTAAGACATTTAAAGATGTCAAAGGCTGTGATGATGCAAAACAAGAGCTTGAAGAAGTAGTGGAGTATCTCAAAAACCCATCAAAGTTCATTATAAATGGTGCAA gcatgaaggtaggctttttaaattttttcgCTCAAGGATTAGTTTCTGTTCGATAA